The following coding sequences are from one Methanohalophilus halophilus window:
- a CDS encoding DHH family phosphoesterase, which produces MKEKCSECGGTGARESSIQKCPECKGSGKPKSMNLMELSEKDVNSFLKGSSVCEKCGGSGEVEIKDPCPSCGGEGFLYSCDLCGKSIDHLIDGREICKSCNEVKVVHLLDDSCDMNELSVGKYYHAEVNNLASFGAFVNLNSNLRGLIHSSNIKAKLEPGERLVVEINEIRSDGKMDLLPRSVGEHKVVEVEKEMPVRISSELKDYVGKLVRIEGEVLQVKQTGGPTIFVISDEGGVIPCAAFESAGERAYPDIDSDMVVSLTGEVNLRGEDLQLEVKSMKQLKDEREQTVRQRIDRILDQRAEPSDIEFLVKSKFLEDLRPAMKDVARIIKKAILRSRPILLRHHADADGMTAGVAIEKAILPLIREINGQDGEYYFYKRAPSKAPFYEIMDVTKDISFALEDADRHDQKLPLVVMVDNGSTEEDVPAMRQALIYGIDMVVVDHHHPDKIVDDYLLAHVNPAHVGGDFGQTAGMLSTEVARMINPEVTEQIKHLPAIAAVGDRSEADEAYQYIDLVSSSYSLENLQDIALALDFEAYWLKFNSGRGIVNDLLNFGDSTRHKQLVDLLCEQARAMMDEQLEACMPNVKSQQLPNGAIMNVLDVENYAHKFTFPAPGKTSGEVHDRICRKNEGKPIVTIGYGPDFAVIRSRGVKMNIPEIVRNLHEEIVGGGVNGGGHLVVGSIKFVEGMRKTVLSKLVEKIGQYEVDTEI; this is translated from the coding sequence ATGAAAGAAAAATGCAGTGAATGTGGCGGAACTGGTGCCCGTGAATCCTCTATACAGAAATGTCCTGAATGTAAGGGCTCCGGGAAACCCAAATCAATGAATCTTATGGAACTTTCAGAAAAAGATGTAAACAGCTTCCTCAAAGGAAGTTCCGTATGTGAAAAATGCGGTGGCAGCGGGGAAGTTGAAATAAAGGACCCATGTCCTTCCTGTGGAGGAGAAGGATTTCTTTACAGCTGTGACCTATGCGGTAAATCTATCGACCATCTGATAGACGGACGCGAGATATGCAAATCATGCAATGAGGTAAAGGTTGTCCATCTGCTGGATGACTCCTGTGACATGAACGAGCTTTCTGTAGGAAAATATTACCACGCAGAGGTAAACAACCTGGCATCATTCGGGGCCTTTGTGAACCTGAATTCCAATCTGCGCGGGTTGATCCATTCAAGCAACATAAAGGCCAAACTTGAACCCGGGGAACGGCTGGTCGTAGAGATAAATGAGATCCGTTCCGACGGGAAAATGGACCTGCTACCACGAAGTGTTGGCGAGCATAAAGTCGTAGAAGTTGAAAAGGAAATGCCGGTGCGTATCTCGTCTGAATTGAAGGATTATGTGGGTAAACTTGTGCGTATAGAAGGAGAGGTGCTCCAGGTTAAACAAACCGGTGGTCCCACCATTTTTGTAATTTCTGATGAAGGCGGGGTAATTCCCTGTGCAGCCTTTGAAAGTGCAGGGGAGCGGGCATATCCGGATATTGATTCGGATATGGTGGTCTCTCTTACGGGTGAGGTCAACCTCAGGGGAGAGGACCTGCAGCTTGAAGTCAAGAGCATGAAGCAGCTCAAAGATGAAAGAGAACAGACTGTCAGGCAACGCATAGACCGTATACTTGACCAGAGGGCGGAACCTTCTGATATAGAATTCCTTGTCAAAAGCAAGTTTCTTGAAGATCTGCGTCCCGCGATGAAAGATGTTGCCCGAATTATCAAAAAAGCTATCCTCAGATCACGCCCGATTTTGTTGCGCCACCATGCTGATGCTGATGGCATGACTGCCGGAGTGGCCATTGAAAAGGCAATCCTGCCTCTTATTCGTGAAATCAACGGTCAGGATGGAGAATACTATTTCTACAAACGTGCTCCTTCAAAGGCTCCATTCTACGAGATCATGGATGTGACAAAGGATATTTCCTTTGCTCTTGAAGATGCGGATAGGCATGACCAGAAACTGCCGCTTGTTGTGATGGTGGATAACGGTTCCACAGAGGAAGACGTACCCGCGATGAGACAGGCATTGATATATGGTATTGATATGGTTGTTGTGGACCATCATCATCCGGACAAGATCGTTGATGATTACCTGCTGGCTCATGTAAACCCTGCTCATGTGGGTGGGGATTTCGGCCAGACTGCCGGTATGCTTTCCACAGAGGTTGCACGGATGATCAATCCTGAAGTCACTGAACAGATAAAACATCTGCCTGCAATCGCTGCTGTGGGTGATCGCTCGGAGGCCGATGAGGCCTATCAGTATATTGATCTCGTTTCTTCCAGCTATTCCCTGGAAAATTTGCAGGATATTGCCCTGGCCCTTGATTTTGAAGCCTACTGGTTGAAATTCAACAGCGGTAGGGGAATTGTAAATGACCTTCTCAATTTTGGTGATTCCACCAGGCATAAACAACTTGTAGATCTGCTGTGTGAGCAGGCAAGAGCTATGATGGATGAGCAACTTGAGGCATGTATGCCCAATGTCAAATCACAGCAACTGCCCAACGGTGCTATCATGAATGTGCTTGATGTGGAGAACTATGCTCACAAATTCACATTCCCTGCTCCTGGAAAGACCTCCGGGGAAGTTCATGACAGGATTTGCAGGAAAAATGAAGGCAAACCCATCGTTACGATTGGCTATGGGCCGGACTTTGCAGTCATACGGTCCCGTGGGGTTAAGATGAATATCCCTGAAATTGTCAGAAACCTCCATGAGGAAATTGTCGGTGGAGGGGTGAATGGTGGTGGACACCTTGTTGTCGGAAGTATCAAATTTGTGGAAGGAATGCGTAAAACAGTCCTATCCAAACTCGTGGAAAAAATAGGCCAGTATGAAGTGGATACGGAGATTTAA
- a CDS encoding slipin family protein, with protein sequence MVEQYIIPALIVLVIILSQSIKVVKEYERVVIFRLGRFSGVKGPGVFFIIPIIDTAVKVDLRIVTIDVPKQAVITYDNVTVAVDAVIYYKVLKPESAVTEVEDYKYATSMLAQTTLRDVVGRIELDEVLSGREEVNKDIQEILDASTDPWGIKVTSVTLRDVSVDEKMLRAIAQQAEAEREKRSRIILSDGEYKAAQKLLDAARLYQEVPTTIKLRELQTIAEVAREGNTIVVTNTSNSGDIAALTEAFTSKNK encoded by the coding sequence ATGGTAGAACAATATATAATTCCTGCATTAATCGTATTAGTAATAATCCTGTCCCAATCCATCAAAGTGGTAAAGGAGTATGAGCGAGTGGTCATCTTCAGGCTGGGCAGATTTAGCGGAGTGAAGGGTCCGGGTGTATTTTTCATAATTCCTATTATCGATACTGCAGTCAAGGTAGATTTGCGTATCGTAACAATAGATGTCCCGAAACAGGCAGTTATCACCTATGATAACGTTACAGTGGCAGTGGATGCAGTCATCTATTACAAAGTCCTCAAACCCGAATCAGCAGTTACAGAAGTTGAGGATTACAAGTATGCAACCTCAATGCTGGCACAAACAACCCTGCGTGATGTAGTTGGCCGAATCGAACTTGATGAAGTTCTTTCTGGAAGAGAGGAGGTCAACAAGGACATACAGGAGATACTGGATGCTTCCACCGATCCATGGGGAATAAAGGTCACCTCGGTCACCCTGAGGGATGTGAGTGTTGATGAAAAGATGCTCAGGGCCATTGCCCAACAGGCTGAGGCCGAGCGTGAGAAACGGTCCCGTATTATACTTTCAGATGGAGAGTACAAGGCTGCCCAGAAATTGCTTGACGCCGCTAGGCTCTATCAGGAAGTGCCCACTACAATAAAATTGAGGGAGTTGCAGACAATAGCCGAGGTTGCCCGGGAAGGCAACACGATTGTAGTCACCAACACCTCTAACAGTGGAGATATAGCGGCCCTGACCGAAGCATTCACTTCAAAGAACAAATAA
- a CDS encoding NfeD family protein, translating to MRVKALFLFLFAFLLLTSAASNASCEKVLVLEMSDSITPVSDDMVNNALAIAETEDYEALIITLNTPGGGLQETLNIIESIDASPVPVIGYVYPEGTKAWSAGTLILISTDIAAMAPFTVIGSAQPVQASPAGGSEPINDSKIINAIVALSKEKASKHDRNVTAAELFITENLNLNAEEAKNSNVVEYIAENIPDLLEKVDGETVKERQLNTSGADIVNYEPGLNLYLMNIISNPIISSLLLMIGIYAIVLGISSPGAGAEIFGAILISLGLIGMGFDVNVAALFLIGLGVVLLILELQAPGFGIFGIAGIICLIAGSIFLIPMDFPRWYTPADVQRNMMYLVIVPTVLIGLFFAFAIYKVVQAKGRKPIIGEEMSGEIAEAIDSISEGNPGYVRYSGEYWKARSEDIINPEEKVEILEKDGPVLIVRKVKGK from the coding sequence ATGAGGGTAAAGGCCCTTTTCCTATTTCTTTTTGCATTTTTACTATTGACATCAGCCGCATCAAATGCAAGCTGTGAAAAAGTACTGGTACTGGAGATGTCAGATTCCATCACACCGGTATCCGATGATATGGTTAACAATGCACTTGCAATTGCTGAAACTGAAGATTATGAAGCACTGATAATTACCCTGAATACCCCGGGAGGAGGTCTGCAGGAAACCCTCAACATAATAGAGAGCATTGATGCCTCACCTGTGCCTGTAATCGGCTACGTATATCCCGAAGGGACAAAAGCATGGTCTGCCGGCACACTGATCCTTATCAGCACCGATATCGCTGCCATGGCACCATTCACAGTGATTGGTTCGGCCCAGCCTGTACAGGCATCCCCTGCCGGTGGCTCAGAGCCCATCAACGATTCTAAGATAATAAATGCCATCGTAGCCCTATCCAAGGAAAAAGCAAGCAAGCATGACAGGAATGTGACCGCTGCGGAGTTATTTATCACTGAAAATCTCAATCTAAACGCTGAGGAAGCAAAAAACAGCAATGTTGTCGAGTATATAGCAGAAAATATCCCCGATCTGCTTGAAAAGGTGGACGGTGAAACTGTCAAGGAAAGACAGCTCAATACCTCGGGAGCGGACATTGTCAATTATGAACCTGGCCTGAACCTGTACCTTATGAACATAATATCCAATCCAATTATATCATCCCTGTTGCTTATGATAGGCATTTATGCCATTGTCCTGGGAATCTCCAGCCCGGGGGCAGGTGCGGAAATATTCGGTGCCATACTCATCAGTCTGGGATTAATAGGTATGGGGTTCGATGTCAATGTAGCAGCACTGTTTCTTATTGGCCTGGGGGTGGTCCTGCTTATCCTCGAATTGCAGGCGCCCGGATTTGGAATATTCGGGATTGCAGGAATAATATGCCTGATAGCAGGCAGTATATTCCTGATACCCATGGATTTCCCTCGCTGGTATACGCCGGCAGACGTACAGAGGAATATGATGTATCTTGTAATAGTACCCACCGTCTTAATTGGCCTCTTCTTTGCCTTTGCAATATACAAAGTGGTACAGGCCAAGGGACGCAAGCCGATTATAGGCGAAGAAATGAGCGGTGAAATTGCCGAAGCGATAGATTCCATATCCGAAGGGAATCCGGGTTATGTACGATATAGCGGAGAATACTGGAAAGCCCGCTCAGAAGACATTATCAACCCGGAAGAAAAAGTGGAAATACTGGAAAAAGACGGACCCGTACTCATTGTCCGTAAAGTCAAGGGGAAGTAA